GATATCCCCCGCGTTGTCTAGCTGCTCCCCTCCGTCCGAGCAACGTGGGGCGGCGCGTGCCCGTCATTTTCCAAGGATACGGCCCCGGAGGGGTCCGAGATTGCGGAGTGAATAGATGATGTTGATCGAAGAAACCGCCATCGCGGATGCGGCGCTGCCGGTGGATCAGTTCAAGGCGCATCTGCGGCTGGGCACGGGGTTTGCCGAGGGCAATGTGCAGGACGAGGTGTTGAATGGCTTTCTGCGTGCGGCCATTGCAGCGATTGAGGCGCGAACCGGCAAGGTGCTGATCGAACGGAATTTCTCGTGGAGCCTGAACGGTTGGCGCGATCCAGCAGGTGAGGTGCTGCCGGTGGCCCCGGCGGTCTCGGTTGCTGCGGTCACGCTGACGGATGCTGCGGGGACCGAGACGGTTGTGGACGCCGAAGCTTATCGGTTGGAGCGCGACATGCAGCGCCCTCGGTTGCGTCCGGTTGGGGCCTGTTTGCCAAGGGCGCAGACCGGCGCCTCGGTGAAGATCGTTTTCACGGCCGGAATGGCTGCGGATTGGGGCGGGCTGCCCGCTGATCTGGGGCAAGCGGTGCTGCTGCTGGCGGCGCATTACTATGAATACCGCGATGAGACGGCGCTGGGTGCGGGGTGCATGCCGTTTGGTGTGACAAGTCTGATCCAGCGTTACCGCACAGTGCGCTTCGGTGCAGGGGTGACGCAATGAGCACGCCGCTATTGAGCCGCAAACTGGTGCTGGAGGCCCCGGTGCGCAATCCGGATGGCGCGGGGGGATACACCGAGACATGGGCCGCGCTGGGCTCACTTTGGGCGGAAGTCACGGCGCGCAGTGGGGCGGAACGCGCGGTCGGTGGCGCTTCGGTGTCGCGGGTAGGGTACCGGATCGTCGTGCGGGGCGCGCCCGAGGGGTCCCAAATGAGGCCCACACCGGATCAGCGCTTTGTCGAAGGGACGCGCCGGTTTGTCATTCGTGCGGTGGCCGAGCGTGATGGGCGCGGCCAGTACCTGACCTGTTTCGCAGATGAAGAGGTGGCGGCATGAGTTACGGCGTTGCAGCGGCTTTGCAGGCGGCGGTGTTTCAACGGCTTTCTGGCGATGCGCAGGTGGGTTCGCTGTCAGGCGGTGCGATCTATGACGCGGTGCCAT
The Ruegeria sp. SCSIO 43209 genome window above contains:
- a CDS encoding phage head closure protein, with the translated sequence MSTPLLSRKLVLEAPVRNPDGAGGYTETWAALGSLWAEVTARSGAERAVGGASVSRVGYRIVVRGAPEGSQMRPTPDQRFVEGTRRFVIRAVAERDGRGQYLTCFADEEVAA
- a CDS encoding head-tail connector protein; this translates as MMLIEETAIADAALPVDQFKAHLRLGTGFAEGNVQDEVLNGFLRAAIAAIEARTGKVLIERNFSWSLNGWRDPAGEVLPVAPAVSVAAVTLTDAAGTETVVDAEAYRLERDMQRPRLRPVGACLPRAQTGASVKIVFTAGMAADWGGLPADLGQAVLLLAAHYYEYRDETALGAGCMPFGVTSLIQRYRTVRFGAGVTQ